From Arachis hypogaea cultivar Tifrunner chromosome 3, arahy.Tifrunner.gnm2.J5K5, whole genome shotgun sequence:
aataaaaaaattaacatagaaaatcaaatcatactaagatcaatattttatctttctattttaTACGTAAACTTTCATAAAGGAAATAATTATATGGAATAATATATTgccataaacataaaaattatttatttaaatatttcattggttttaaattttggaCTAGCTATACACCTTTAAAATAACACTAGATACGATACCAAGTTTAGACTATTTTAGAAGATTCGGGCATTATATTTGgtatttcaattataatttttaatttaaggattatatatataaacttgTTTATATAATTACTAGCTTTAGTCATTCTTTTGATAgaattattagttttaatttagtcATAAATTATTATGACTGATTTTTTATAGTTATGGAAATTTGTTGTTATTCATGTAAAATGTATGATTTGAATGAAAGCTGATGGGAATTTTGATTTGACTTAGGATTGTGTGATAAATGCAACATCCCCAGGGTTCATAACAGCCCAAGGGCGTGAATCAGATAATGACCCAAGTGGTTTTGTGTTCAAAGGGGGTTCTGTGGTTGGCTCCAACCCTGCTTCATCTTTCTTGGGACGAGCCTATGGTCCCTATTCTCGAGTTATCTTTTATGGAACTAATTTGGGTTCTGTGGTTCATCCTAAAGGTTGGCATTCCTGGCATTTTGCAACTCACGAGTAAGTGTCACACATCTATTATAACTTGTAATCcaaatataaaaatcaatttgTAACAGATCCATTCCTATTTTGTATTATTCATTTCAAACACAcccatttattttcatttcaattcATTTTAAGTCAAATTAAATCTATTGCAAAAATATTTTGTTCCAAACACacctttataattttttattacattttgctAACAAATATATGTTgtaacatacatatatacatacattaaCAATGTCCATtttcaaattaaactaaaatgTCAAATTATCCTTAAACATGTTTTGAGTGGTTATTTTAGAAGTAGGTAAATAAatgaggaatatatatatatatatatatatatatatatatatatatatatatatatatatatatatatatatatatatatatatcaaatcaactTAGATTGGTCAAgtgattataaatttaaattctaattcaTTGGCCAACAATACTCTTAAAAATAGAGTTTAAATCcgtaaaaaattagtttttgacttatcaaaaaataccataaaaaaaaatagcatatCCCATGAATATAAATAATTTCTTTTAACGGTTTAATAAATTTGTTAAGAAAAATTGTACGCTTTTTTCTGTTTAATAGAGCTTGCATTGTGATTAACCAAGTTGTGAGCAAATACTCAGGGATAAATTCACGTATGGCGAAGTTAACTGTAAGGGAGCAGGGGCAAATTTGTCCAAGCGGGTCCCTTGGGAGAAGAAATTGGTTGCTACACAGCTAAACCAATTTTCAAGATCATCCTTCGTAGACCATGATAATTGGATTTTACAGCAGCAAACTTCTTTGACCATAGGTGAAACATGACACACTCAAACACTTTGATAAACCACTTTTGATAAGGATGTCAAAGTAAAATATGTCTCACTATATTTATGTAATACGTAGCAAAATTAACAAACGAATAATAGCCATCATTGTcacttttttagtttcttggctcacctttttcttttttttttttttgtttttttcgtcAGATAATAAATTggacaatttttaattttttatattacaatatcacaatagaatttttttttttaatattgtattattaGAGGTGAAATTCTTTAAGATGAACTAAGTTGTGTATTAAACACTACTATAGTTATGTACAAACGTCAATGACGTTTTGtgttttttctattaaaataatatttttttaacaaaacgtcaatgatattttatattttaataattaaaataatatttttattacaaaacgaCAATTATATTTTGTGCTATTACCACAACCGTGTAGaacactaaaataattaaatatttttgtatttttcattaaaattattcatatataaaatttttagccATCACAATACCCACCAACACTATATTCACACACGTAATACTAATAAAAAGCATTATTGTCTGCTGAATTCAGTTAAATTTCGAACCCAAATACACCTATTTATCACCTTATATTAAACGGTAACAAGTGATAACTTCGAATCAGCTAACATGTTAATTGAGAGACTGATTATCATgttcaataataaataatatactcCTTCGTAGAAAAAAAGGTATAATCAAATTAGACCcttaaaaataatgaaataatcaaCATGCTATGTTCTAAATCGAAACTAGCTAAATAAGATAAAggcaacccttttttttttaagaaaaatttgaaattgtTTGTTTTCTTAAGTAGTGCACGTACAAATTATtgataaacttaaaaatttagggattaaatatctttaaaatcacaaaataaactcTGCATACAGATACAACAACATTTACCTTAATTCTCTCACTCTTGTATTTTACCAATTTGTGCGTGGactttaaaaaacaaaagaaaaagctatattcatttcatataataaataaaaaaattaattgcatTTGTGAAGTATATACGAAGAGAATTCAATCGATGAGAAATGAAAACGAAGATGAAGAGAATAAACTGATTATTACTTCGACAACAAAGCTTTGTcctagccaatgagtaatagctcaaatggcataggctcccatactcaattaagaggttgcgggttcgagttttttatcttttcaaattttgccAATAAggtataactcaaatggcataatctccccatactcaattaagaggttgcggattcgagtctcctatctttggtaaaaaaaaaaataaagatttatcCTAATAATGTAATTGTATAAATGACTCAAACAATATAATGttacaatattttattataaattattttttagtccacttatattatttatattagaatgTCAAACATTTCATCTTCTCTAGGAAAAGAAATAAACAACGAAATatatcaaaaaaaaataaagagaaagaacACATTCAAATTTTTAGCCGAAATCTATTGTATTGAGCTTGGCTCCATATTTGGGACTCAAATCTCATAATTCCTTTCACCATTAGCCTTATTTTTTGTTGTGAACTAATATTTGACTCTTTCTTATTCTCCAATTCACAAATAATTCGAAATTGATCATTTGTTTTTAACAAAGCATATTGATGTGGACCAAGAAAGCACCTAATAAAAAAGATTATCCATTCAAATAATTCGTTAGCTGGTGACTTAATAAGAGagatttttaaagaatttatCAATGTGATTTTTACTCTTTTTGACACTTATTTGATAATCTCCACCTCTTAGTTACTGTCTTCTTCCACATCATCTTCATTGCTCAAGTTGtatcttggaggttgtgcacattcctcctcaacattgcTTTCATATCCAAAGGAAGAAAGTTCAACAAACTCATCGAGATGATTGGTTGATGCGAAATCATCCTCAATGACAAAGTTCGTTCCTTGCTCAACTCCTCTTAAACCTTCAACCACTCATTCCGATTTAATGCACTTATTCGCCTCTTCTTGCTGCAACTCACTTGTCAACTCCTCTTCTTTCACTTGAGATCCCAAGTTTTCCTTCAATGGTAGTACAAGAGAAGAGAGGCTAGGTAGTCGGTAGAGTTGTAGCAATCTGATCCATCAATTTCTTGAGGGGGTCTAATTGCTCATCTCGTCCTTTGATGATAGATTAAAATTTCTTTTGTTCATGGATCAACAATGGGAAAGCTTCTTCCATCAAGGAttgtgagaaaaaaaaaaggttggtCATGTTAGAGGAAGTTATGGTGTATGAAAGGTAGTGTCTCAAGAGAACTATAAGAGTAAAGATGTTGAAATTGTTGTGGTTTAAAGGATAGTTGTTCATAAAACTTATAAGGGTGGTAGTGGTGGTAAGGTGTATATAGATTTAGGTTCCATGGAGGTATTTGATGGTGGTGGGATGGGACTTGAGAGTATTGCAGTTGAGGACAATATTGATAAAAGTCATATGAATATGATGGTTGAGGTTTATAATCATAGCAAGAACTACTATAGTCATTGATTGACATGCATCATAGGGAGAATTGTGATCATAGTGGGATATAGGAAGTTGATGCCATAAAAATTGATCTTAAATGTAAACATCTCCCATCATTTGATAATTGGTTCTTTGGTGCCAACTAGTATTGAAATTGCTATTTCCTGTAATATTTTCATAATCATACAACTCAAAATTACAATAATTAGAATTCATAGAAAAAGAGTAAATAGAAACAAAAGATAtcaaggagaaaaaaaaagacaagCTCTAACTACTAGCAAAGACAAAAAAACAAGTAAAAAGTAAGCTATTCACACTATTTACGTATTAACAATAatcaataacaagcacacattgcaactcTTCGACAACGGTGTCAAAAACTTAATGAGTGCTAAACACCGATTTAAAAAATTTACAAGTTTAAATCTCAAGATTCGTTGTAGCTTTAAACTGAAATTGAACACTCCTCAAAGTTTAGTAAAAAGTGTCACAAATTCAAAACAATAACCAGGAGTTTAATCCTGAGTTGTTTTCTCTAAGAATCACAATCAAGTGTATTATCATTGGCTATGAAAAAATTGGGAGTTTGACCACAATTGACAAAaacttaaataataagatttaaaaGAGGAAGTATAGATTAAATAGTAAAGCGATAAGACTAAGGACAATTAAAGTAATTAACTAGGAATTGAAAGTAAATTCAAATGCTAAAAAGATCTTGACAAGAGTTGAGAATTTAGGATCACTATTCTTATCACTAATTACAACATGATCATTACAAAGAGCAAATTCAATTCATCAACATCTACAAATTGAAAAAAGTCAATTAGACTTAATTAAACATAATCTACAAGTCCTAACTAACTTaataattgaattagtaaaagaTTAACATTGATAGAAACAAAATCAATTAATATAtctaaattatcaatcaatttAGACATTAATGACTCAAGTTTATTTGAATTTCTAACCCAAGCCATATATGATATGCTCTAtcttaattatttatgttttctgtcttttttctctttttctttatttatataatGTTTATTATTTCATTTGAATGGGAATTATATATCatctttatttattaatatttgttttattattgGAAACTTTTTTCCTACTTGATTAGGCTTATATGTCTTTTAGTCAAGAGAACGGCAAGAGAAAAAATATAGTTTAAGTTATTATGgtagataaaaaaacaaaattttaaaggaaaaaaattaattgattattgGCAATTAGAAAAAAAGTCACAAGACATGGAAGCATATGACACGGTGCAATAATGACAAGTGAATTAGATGAATATTAAATGATATGAATAAACAATACCAGATGAGTTAATTGATAAATTATTGAATAAGTTTGTAAGAAGTGTTAATAGATTGAATGGAAAAATCTTGAGAAGAGATAATGTGATAAACATGGCTTAGATGCTTAGAAGGTAGTTTTATGTGGATTCGTGATGGtggttttaatttatatatatttgtgaAATGTTAATTGTGTTGtgatttgttagtatttttataaaatgtagATGTGTGCTAATTTTTGGGACATTGAGTTATTCGATAACAATTTTTTTGGAACACACTTCAATAAAGAATTCccagaaggaaaaaaaaagtttttagatGATGATTCGGGGGATGATGAAAATAGATATCAAGCTAAGAGAATAGCAATGCTGTCATAAAAAGATATCATGCAACTTAGAATTTACAAATGAGGATGTTATCTATCAATTTTACAAGCTTATGTAATGATACATAGTTTTGCTGTGAGGTTGGATGAAGTTAGACGCAATAGCGATAGGTCATATGGATGTGTTTGGAATTCACGTGAGAGAAAAGAGAAATCTGTTTGAGTGTCTTGAACGTCTcatttttatgtttggcaatttgtTAAAACGATGAACCCAGAAGTGCTTTCACCTCTGAACGTGAAGCTAAAATTTCTATCTTTCTGCGTTCACGTTGAAAAAGTTGATACTGTTGGaagaattaagtgaaaaatttattCCCTTTCTACCAACCCTACCCTCTattctcttctataaaaaggatgCAAGTCCATAACTTTCTCAGTAGTTCTTCGTTCATTTATTGTGTATGTTCTTTGTTCTGatttatttttgtcaattttttagATCTGTTTCAATCACTGccaaagtaaaaaatttaaatttttttattatttttagtactctctttcatattttgatttttatattttttattatatatttttatttatacgacaaatattttttataatatttttttagtattttgatattatttttttagtgttttattatatttttattgtactttttatttatatgacaactattgttgatataacttcttattttattaatttttatgatatttttattattttttgtttatataaattctttttttttctatcctttattatactatatttatgttgtgtataaaattttttgttttttattttattttattcatatgaattttatttacttcttattgtaatttttttgttcatatgatacaTATTGTtggttgtaattattatatactatgtttgatatgaattttttttcttttttttgtttttattgtattttttactatattttattttagtttttattatacactaattataagtaacaaaagactcataaataataaaaatgtatattccaaaatgatataaattaaagAGTAATAACGTACTAAAAAGATTAtagaacattttctttttgtttgacattatagAATGTATAGTACgtactctcttttataattttattttttattgtatttattttatttatatgataaatatttttattataaaatgaattaataagatctattcaaatatctaaagtaaaatgatagaataatataaaaaattatttaaattgatgtctcttttagtaatttttcctccaaaagtgattttgagtagcataatccaaacaacatttattttactataatccattggctcctcatactttccctaatccattttaatataaagattgttaaacataaatcacgttaacacaaacttatttttcatcaaaatcaattttacaaaatcaattctatACAAACTCTCGTttacaaactgtaatccaaacacacacatgTAATAACGAGCGAAATTGTTTGCAATTGAGAGgactcaagaaaaaaaaaaaggttgaaaaGTATGAAAGAATAAGGACTATCAACtttttaatatataaagttatattagactttttaattttgataattccaatctaattttaaaaaactccACATTAGGTGTTTTTAAAAACACttctatcttttaaaaattacaaatacaAGTACATAaccttttttatttaccaaatacaaaataaaatgacTGTATTCTCGAAAAACACAAACTCCTCCTAAAAAAATTTTACCAATCTAAgtctaaatatataaattttgatatagacataacaataaaaaacattaatgctaaatttacatttctaattGATGGAAAAAGTATGCAATTAGACTAAGCTCAGATTTTATGACTacacatcacaaatattaataatCTAAAAAAACCAAGTGATCTCGTCAATCTTTGATCTGTCTAGAACTCCTCTCAAGGTTCCTTCTTCAAAACTTGTACGTACCATTGTCCAAtctaggaaaaaaaaaaaaaaaagtaaactaaCACCACAAAGTTTTAACTGTAGGTCCTCAATTTAGTTGTCCTATAATTAAAACAACATGCCGGACACAGACCCCACAAACTCTTAACTAGACAAAGTGGAAAAAACGCCCGCAAAACATTAATAAGTGGTACACGGTACACCCCTACCTTGGAGTGGTGGCAATACCTTGCACTCATGCAGACACAGGCAGATAGAAAGAAGAGGGGGAAACCTTGTTAATTATTTCACCCACTTAGATCAATCTGTTCCTAATGAGCGATATCTCCTAATcataattaagttggattttaaAGCGAcagaaaaaaattttaaccaaGAGACCTAGCTTCAATTACTAATACAATATCGTACAACTTGTACTTGTGTTGTTGAAATTCTTGACAACAAAAGTTCCCGTTTTATCAAGCAGTCCTAAACCATTCAGCTTACACCAATCAGAGTAACCTACAAAGTAAAATTCCGCAAACACTGCCTAATCAAAATGTTGCCTTAGCTGCATCTCTGTTTCACTTTTCCAGGTTGCATGAGATGACTGCCCTTTCATCCTTTTGGATTTCTCTTTATCTTTGACAGTTGATCCTTTCTTCTTGCTCTCTATGCTGGGATCCTTTGGAGGGCGATCGCCACATACGGGGCACACCATTCCCCGCGTGCTGGAGTAAGTCTTTGGAATCCCACACTGCAAGCACATTCTATACAAGAAATGAAAGCATTCAGACTGAAAGAAACAAAatggaacaaagaaaaataacctaACCACAGATACACACTCAATTCTTTTGAATTTGTCTCccaatttttttaacattcttGGACAATGAGGCACAAAAAGGGTAAGAGGGAGTATTATGATACATTAGTACATACTCCATAACCCATTCCTTGAGTACCCCGAAGAATGATCAGGCAATACAATGGCAGTTCTTAGATATCTCTATTTGAGTACTTATAAAAACCTCCATGATATAAATTATGAACCTATTTCAACTTGCAAAGGAGCTTTATGTTTAGAGTCCTGACTCCTAAGTACATGCAACAATTCAAATGGGAAAGTAGATATCTTTTGGGTCCTTATTTACTACTTGCTATAGAATGGTGCATACCTCAAAAGATCTGCAGCATCTTCAGCATTGGGATTGGTTGCCGTTGGCATCCGCTTGCCTCCTTCTGGGGTGCTTGATGGAGCTGATGCCGGTGGTTGACTACCATTGTCACTTCTTACTCGTTCATGGATCCCAACCAGTTGAGGCTTTGCCTCTACCACCGCACCTTTAACAAGTGTatcaacaaatattaaaattttgaaatgaaCAAGAACACACCAATTATTGGAACCAAATTAAAGTCCAAAAGGTTAACTAAAGACTCTTCATTCATATCAGCTACAGTAGCTGCCAGCTGAGTTAACACCTCAGAGTAATATACCTAGTTACCAACCCTaggaaaaaaatatcattttcacTGATCATTGATCGTGTCCCCTTGCCAAATAGCACCTAAGGCCAGCACTTCAATTGAGGCCATCCAGAAGCATTTTGAACATAAGCAACTGAAACTTGACAAGCAAgtatggatttttattttttttaaataaaaagagcTTATAACAAACACACAACTGAAGCAAAGGGGAAACCAGAAACTCAGAAGAACTATTCAATCCCTTCACGTGTGTTAATTTTGTTCAAAGTATAAAATCTCCATTCCAAATCAATGGTGGAATAAGACTAATTACGGTAAAGTTAGATTGAAAGCTTTTAGTTTAATGTTCTTCTCTGATAACCATAACTCTGTCATATATAAACCAAAGATAACAAGCATGAACCTTTTTAGAGATATAATAGATACCTGTTGGTAAATCCTTTTTATCCCTACGATTCCTCCTGCTGCCATGCCTCCCTTGTTGCGGCTC
This genomic window contains:
- the LOC112734447 gene encoding uncharacterized protein → MSLSLIQGYSSAEEDDHPHLHDSSSDDDDAAHHDAVAAEPSAASHPSLGDRSIFDRPQPSSACGLPSAFDAFSEVAGPPQFLNNSVEEYNPAKDAEPQQGRHGSRRNRRDKKDLPTGAVVEAKPQLVGIHERVRSDNGSQPPASAPSSTPEGGKRMPTATNPNAEDAADLLRMCLQCGIPKTYSSTRGMVCPVCGDRPPKDPSIESKKKGSTVKDKEKSKRMKGQSSHATWKSETEMQLRQHFD